One region of Agrobacterium tumefaciens genomic DNA includes:
- a CDS encoding FadR/GntR family transcriptional regulator: MLDAAIGFRKLRTNHAQVVHKLGLDIVSGVFKTGDILPGDAELMERLKVSRTVLREAMKTLTAKGMISPKARIGTRVTERESWNMFDSEVLLWHFEAGVSEEFLLHLYDIRQAFEPYGAGLAAARAKDADIARLVAYANEMGNTAYSKEKRALADMNFHVLITEMSGNPFMRTVGSLIKAALAGIFRMSNPEADPNEISDVSASHLRLVEAFRLRDEGAARREMERLIENGRQQILEFTARNSRP, translated from the coding sequence ATGCTCGATGCGGCGATCGGTTTTCGAAAGTTGCGGACAAATCATGCTCAGGTCGTTCACAAGCTCGGTCTCGATATCGTGTCCGGAGTTTTCAAGACGGGTGACATCCTGCCGGGCGATGCCGAGCTGATGGAGCGGCTGAAAGTCTCTCGAACGGTGCTTCGCGAGGCGATGAAGACGCTCACCGCCAAGGGCATGATCTCCCCCAAGGCGCGCATCGGTACCCGTGTGACGGAGCGCGAAAGCTGGAACATGTTCGACAGCGAGGTGCTGCTCTGGCACTTCGAGGCTGGTGTCAGCGAGGAATTCCTGCTGCATCTCTACGATATCCGCCAGGCGTTCGAACCCTATGGCGCGGGTCTTGCTGCCGCCAGGGCAAAAGACGCCGATATCGCAAGGCTTGTCGCTTACGCCAACGAGATGGGCAACACGGCTTATTCCAAGGAAAAGCGCGCGCTTGCGGATATGAATTTCCACGTTCTCATCACCGAAATGTCCGGCAACCCGTTCATGCGCACCGTCGGTTCGCTGATAAAGGCGGCGCTGGCGGGCATTTTCCGGATGAGCAACCCGGAAGCCGATCCCAACGAGATTTCCGACGTGTCTGCCTCTCACCTGCGACTCGTTGAAGCGTTTCGCCTGCGTGATGAGGGGGCAGCCCGGCGCGAGATGGAAAGGCTGATTGAAAACGGCCGTCAGCAGATACTCGAATTCACGGCCCGTAACTCCCGCCCATAG
- a CDS encoding BMP family ABC transporter substrate-binding protein, producing the protein MKKLVIALAASIAALGGVVSSAEAADAKKVCFIYVGSRTDGGWTQAHEIGREELQKHFGDKIETPFLESVPEGPDAERAIERMARSGCELVFTTSFGFMDATVKVAQKFPKVKFEHATGFKTAENVATYNSRFYEGRYIQGQIAAKMSKKGVAGYIASFPIPEVVMGIDAFVLGAQSVNPEFKVKVVWANTWFDPGKEADAAKALIDQGVDILTQHTDTTAPMQVAAERGIKAFGQASDMIKAGPETQLTAIKDTWGAYYIKRTQALLDGTWKSESIWDGLKDGILTMAPYTNMPDDVKKMAEETEAKIKSGELHPFTGPVKKQDGSEWLKAGEKAEDGVLLGLNFYVAGVDDKLPQ; encoded by the coding sequence ATGAAAAAACTGGTCATCGCACTTGCTGCTTCCATAGCGGCTCTTGGAGGCGTCGTTTCTTCGGCTGAGGCCGCCGACGCAAAGAAGGTCTGCTTCATCTATGTCGGCAGCCGCACCGATGGCGGCTGGACGCAGGCGCATGAAATCGGTCGCGAAGAGCTGCAGAAGCATTTCGGCGACAAGATCGAAACGCCGTTCCTCGAAAGCGTTCCGGAAGGCCCGGATGCCGAACGCGCCATCGAGCGCATGGCACGTTCCGGCTGTGAGCTGGTCTTCACCACTTCCTTCGGCTTCATGGATGCGACCGTTAAGGTTGCCCAGAAGTTCCCCAAGGTGAAGTTCGAGCACGCCACCGGCTTCAAGACCGCCGAAAACGTCGCAACCTACAATTCGCGTTTCTATGAAGGCCGCTACATTCAGGGCCAGATCGCCGCAAAGATGTCGAAGAAGGGTGTTGCCGGCTACATCGCTTCCTTCCCGATCCCGGAAGTGGTGATGGGCATCGACGCTTTCGTTCTTGGCGCGCAGTCCGTCAATCCTGAGTTCAAGGTCAAGGTCGTCTGGGCCAACACCTGGTTTGACCCCGGCAAGGAAGCCGATGCCGCCAAGGCGCTTATCGACCAGGGCGTCGATATCCTGACGCAGCACACCGATACGACTGCTCCGATGCAGGTTGCAGCCGAGCGCGGCATCAAGGCCTTCGGTCAGGCTTCCGATATGATCAAGGCCGGTCCGGAGACACAGCTGACCGCGATCAAGGACACCTGGGGCGCTTATTACATCAAGCGCACGCAGGCCCTGCTTGACGGCACGTGGAAGTCCGAATCCATCTGGGACGGCCTGAAGGACGGCATCCTGACCATGGCGCCTTACACCAACATGCCTGATGACGTGAAGAAGATGGCTGAGGAAACCGAAGCCAAGATCAAGTCGGGCGAGTTGCACCCCTTTACCGGTCCGGTGAAGAAGCAGGACGGTTCGGAATGGCTGAAGGCGGGTGAGAAGGCTGAAGACGGCGTGCTGCTCGGCCTCAACTTCTACGTTGCCGGCGTGGACGACAAGCTGCCGCAATAA
- a CDS encoding ABC transporter permease, whose translation MDMLQAILLTVITAATPLVLAASGELVAERSGVLNLGVEGMMIMGAVCAFAAAHMTGSPYLGILAGIASGAVFSLLFGFLTLTLVTNQVATGLALTILGLGVSGMLGESFVGLPGVKLQPIVFPVLSEIPFIGPLLFRQDLIFYMSIALVAGISWFLFKSRTGLKIRAIGDNHGSAHALGINVIRTRYLAVMFGGACAGLAGAQLSLVYTPQWVENMSAGRGWIALALVVFASWRPWRVLAGGYLFGAVTIGQLHAQAFGIGVPSQLLSALPYIATIVVLVIISHNRRTTLINTPASLGKSFVPDR comes from the coding sequence ATGGATATGCTTCAGGCCATCCTTCTCACGGTCATCACTGCCGCCACACCGCTCGTCCTTGCCGCCTCGGGCGAGCTGGTGGCGGAACGCTCCGGCGTCCTTAATCTCGGCGTCGAGGGCATGATGATCATGGGTGCGGTCTGCGCTTTCGCTGCCGCGCATATGACCGGTTCGCCCTATCTTGGCATTCTGGCCGGTATCGCGTCGGGCGCGGTTTTCTCGCTGCTCTTCGGTTTCCTGACGCTGACGCTCGTTACCAACCAGGTGGCGACTGGCCTTGCGCTGACCATTCTCGGTCTTGGCGTTTCCGGCATGCTGGGCGAAAGCTTCGTTGGCCTGCCGGGCGTCAAGCTGCAGCCCATCGTCTTTCCGGTGCTGTCGGAGATACCCTTCATCGGCCCCTTGCTGTTCCGACAAGACCTGATCTTCTACATGTCCATCGCGCTCGTTGCCGGCATAAGCTGGTTTTTGTTCAAGAGCCGCACGGGTCTCAAGATCCGCGCCATCGGCGACAATCACGGTTCTGCCCATGCGCTTGGCATCAACGTCATCCGCACACGCTATCTGGCTGTCATGTTCGGCGGTGCGTGCGCGGGGCTTGCCGGCGCGCAGCTTTCGCTGGTCTATACGCCGCAATGGGTGGAAAACATGTCGGCCGGGCGCGGCTGGATTGCACTGGCGCTCGTCGTCTTCGCGTCCTGGCGTCCATGGCGGGTGCTGGCAGGCGGTTATCTGTTCGGCGCTGTCACCATCGGGCAGTTGCACGCCCAGGCATTCGGCATTGGCGTGCCGTCGCAACTGCTTTCGGCGCTGCCCTATATCGCAACTATTGTCGTGCTGGTCATCATCTCGCATAATCGCCGCACGACCTTGATCAACACGCCGGCATCGCTGGGCAAATCCTTCGTGCCGGACCGGTGA
- a CDS encoding ABC transporter permease, with protein MRIELEKRAGISKLFTLLSPLLALVLTLLVGAIMFAILGKNPLDALYAFFIEPLLEVWSLHELAIKAAPLILIAVGLSICYRSNNWNIGAEGQFTIGAITGSILPVLYPDWHSPLILPLMLVMGAIGGALYAGIPALLKTKFNTNEILVSLMLVYVAQLFLDWLTRGIWRDPGGYNFPQTKPFNESAVLPEMLASGRAHWGFVFAIVAAIALWFMMRYMLKGFEVTVLGQSARAGRFAGFSSSRMVWFSMLLSGALAGLAGISEASGSIGHLQPSISPGYGFTAIIVAFLGRLNPLGIILSGLVLALTYLGGEAAQLSIGVSDKVTRVFQGLMLFFVLSCDTLIFYRIRVVFTGKAHNSQGAA; from the coding sequence CTGCTCGTCGGCGCCATCATGTTCGCCATACTCGGTAAAAATCCGCTTGATGCGCTTTACGCCTTTTTCATCGAGCCACTGCTGGAGGTCTGGTCGCTGCATGAGCTGGCGATCAAGGCCGCACCGCTGATCCTGATCGCGGTTGGCCTGTCTATCTGTTATCGCTCCAACAACTGGAACATCGGCGCGGAAGGACAATTCACCATCGGCGCGATCACCGGTTCCATCCTGCCGGTGCTTTATCCGGACTGGCATTCGCCACTCATCCTGCCGTTGATGCTGGTTATGGGCGCCATCGGTGGCGCACTCTATGCCGGTATTCCGGCGCTGTTGAAGACGAAGTTCAACACCAACGAAATCCTCGTCAGCCTGATGCTGGTCTATGTCGCGCAGCTTTTTCTCGACTGGCTGACGCGCGGCATCTGGCGCGATCCGGGCGGCTATAACTTCCCGCAGACGAAACCCTTCAACGAGAGCGCAGTGCTGCCGGAAATGCTGGCATCGGGCCGGGCGCATTGGGGTTTCGTGTTTGCCATCGTAGCGGCCATCGCGCTGTGGTTCATGATGCGTTACATGCTGAAAGGCTTCGAGGTTACGGTTCTTGGCCAATCGGCGCGGGCAGGGCGTTTTGCCGGTTTCTCATCGAGCCGCATGGTCTGGTTTTCGATGCTGCTTTCCGGCGCGCTTGCCGGGCTTGCGGGCATTTCGGAAGCCTCCGGCTCCATCGGCCATCTTCAGCCCAGCATTTCTCCGGGTTACGGCTTCACCGCCATCATCGTCGCCTTTCTAGGCCGCCTCAATCCGCTCGGTATCATCCTCTCCGGGCTGGTGCTTGCACTGACCTATCTTGGTGGTGAGGCGGCGCAGCTTTCCATCGGTGTGTCTGACAAGGTGACGCGTGTGTTTCAGGGGCTGATGCTGTTCTTCGTACTCTCCTGCGATACGTTGATCTTCTACCGCATCAGGGTCGTCTTCACCGGCAAGGCGCATAACAGCCAAGGAGCGGCATGA